From Rhodoferax sp. AJA081-3, the proteins below share one genomic window:
- a CDS encoding SPOR domain-containing protein — translation MAFFKFRKGGDEHATSAPPPATESVEAMRTRARHRLIGASVLVLVGVIGFPLLFDSQPRPISVDIPIEIPDKNTVKPLGTVTQVKPATDIVVESDAGKELVAKPAAVASAVSASRASTGTVSGAASVPAKPPTKPETKPADKPVEKPAAKPAEKPADKPPVRSDDGAKAQALLEGKDLTQKPAASAAASAAATSRFIVQVGAFSDAVKAQEARVKLERAGMKTYTQVVNPAEGKRIRVRVGPFGSKGDADKVADKIRKLDLPASVLEL, via the coding sequence ATGGCATTTTTCAAATTCCGCAAGGGTGGTGACGAGCACGCCACCTCCGCACCCCCACCCGCCACCGAAAGCGTAGAGGCCATGCGCACACGCGCCCGCCACCGGTTGATCGGCGCGTCGGTGTTGGTGCTGGTAGGGGTCATTGGTTTTCCGCTGCTGTTTGACAGCCAGCCACGTCCCATATCGGTCGATATTCCCATCGAAATCCCGGACAAGAACACCGTCAAACCGCTGGGTACCGTGACCCAGGTCAAGCCAGCGACCGATATTGTGGTCGAGTCGGATGCGGGCAAGGAACTTGTGGCCAAGCCTGCTGCGGTGGCATCTGCGGTGTCGGCCTCGCGCGCCTCGACGGGCACTGTGTCGGGCGCTGCGTCGGTACCCGCCAAACCCCCAACCAAGCCCGAAACCAAACCGGCCGACAAACCAGTCGAGAAGCCTGCAGCCAAGCCAGCCGAAAAACCAGCCGACAAGCCGCCCGTGCGGTCTGACGATGGCGCCAAGGCACAGGCCCTGCTGGAAGGCAAAGACCTGACCCAAAAGCCCGCCGCGTCCGCAGCGGCCAGTGCTGCAGCGACCAGCCGTTTTATTGTGCAAGTGGGCGCATTCTCCGATGCAGTCAAGGCCCAGGAGGCGCGTGTCAAGCTCGAAAGAGCTGGCATGAAGACATACACGCAGGTTGTAAACCCGGCAGAAGGCAAACGCATCCGCGTCCGCGTGGGGCCGTTTGGATCCAAGGGTGACGCAGACAAGGTGGCCGACAAGATTCGCAAGCTGGACCTGCCTGCGTCCGTGCTGGAGCTGTAA
- the purF gene encoding amidophosphoribosyltransferase translates to MCGIVGVVSHAPVNQLIYDALLLLQHRGQDAAGIVTQQERKFFMHKAKGMVRDVFRTRNMRSLPGNCGLGQVRYPTAGNAYSEEEAQPFYVNAPFGIVLVHNGNLTNAHALKSELFITDHRHINTESDSEVLLNVLAHEIEKTTRGLPLQPLDIFAAVRNVHKRVKGSYAVIALIAGHGVLAFRDPFGIRPLCIGKGPDGTVVASESVVLEGTGFKFERNVDPGEAVFIALDGTVHAQQCADNPQLNPCIFEFVYLARPDSVMDNISVYQARLNLGESLAKRVISTVPPNEIDVVIPIPESSRPSAAQLAHLLGLPYREGFVKNRYVGRTFIMPGQSVRKKSVRQKLNAIASEFKGRNVLLVDDSIVRGTTSKEIVQMARDAGARKVYLASAAPPVRYPNVYGIDMPTSSELVAHNRSVEEIRQIIGCDALIYQDVDGMKKAIGALNAKITGFDASCFDGVYVTGDITSDDINRLNEKRVGGEETQEDTSRLALPNHND, encoded by the coding sequence ATGTGCGGAATCGTTGGCGTAGTCAGCCATGCACCGGTTAATCAACTGATCTATGACGCCCTGTTGCTGCTGCAGCACCGCGGCCAAGATGCTGCGGGTATCGTCACGCAGCAAGAGCGCAAGTTCTTCATGCACAAGGCCAAGGGCATGGTGCGTGATGTGTTTCGCACACGCAATATGCGCTCGTTGCCCGGCAACTGCGGCCTGGGCCAGGTGCGTTACCCCACGGCGGGCAATGCCTACAGCGAAGAAGAGGCGCAGCCTTTTTATGTGAATGCACCTTTTGGCATTGTGCTGGTGCACAACGGCAATCTGACCAATGCCCACGCGTTGAAGAGCGAGCTGTTCATCACCGACCACCGCCACATCAACACCGAGAGTGATTCCGAGGTGCTGCTCAACGTGCTGGCGCACGAGATCGAAAAAACCACGCGTGGCCTGCCGCTGCAGCCGCTGGACATCTTTGCCGCCGTGCGCAATGTTCACAAGCGTGTGAAGGGCTCGTATGCGGTGATTGCGCTGATCGCCGGGCATGGCGTGCTGGCTTTCCGCGATCCGTTTGGTATCCGCCCGCTGTGTATTGGCAAAGGCCCCGATGGCACCGTGGTCGCCAGTGAGTCCGTAGTGCTGGAAGGCACCGGCTTCAAGTTCGAACGCAATGTGGATCCAGGTGAAGCCGTATTCATCGCGCTGGATGGCACGGTGCACGCGCAGCAGTGTGCGGACAACCCACAGCTGAACCCCTGCATCTTTGAGTTTGTGTATCTGGCCCGCCCCGATTCGGTGATGGACAACATCTCGGTCTACCAGGCGCGTCTGAATCTGGGCGAGTCGCTGGCCAAACGTGTGATCTCCACCGTGCCGCCAAACGAGATCGATGTGGTCATCCCCATTCCCGAATCCAGCCGCCCCAGCGCCGCACAACTGGCGCATTTGCTGGGCCTGCCGTACCGCGAAGGTTTTGTGAAGAACCGTTATGTGGGCCGCACCTTCATCATGCCGGGCCAATCGGTACGCAAGAAATCGGTGCGCCAAAAGCTCAACGCCATTGCCAGCGAATTCAAGGGCCGCAATGTGCTGCTGGTGGACGACTCCATCGTGCGGGGCACCACGTCCAAAGAGATTGTGCAAATGGCGCGCGACGCCGGTGCCCGCAAGGTCTATTTGGCCAGCGCAGCACCTCCCGTGCGTTACCCCAATGTCTATGGCATCGACATGCCCACCAGCAGTGAGCTGGTGGCGCACAACCGCAGCGTGGAAGAAATTCGCCAGATCATTGGTTGTGATGCACTGATCTACCAGGACGTGGATGGCATGAAAAAAGCTATTGGCGCGCTCAATGCCAAGATCACCGGTTTTGATGCATCCTGTTTTGATGGCGTGTACGTCACCGGCGACATTACCTCGGACGACATCAATCGCTTGAACGAGAAACGCGTGGGCGGGGAAGAGACGCAGGAAGATACATCGCGTCTGGCGCTGCCCAACCACAACGACTAG
- a CDS encoding O-succinylhomoserine sulfhydrylase translates to MTQSKLPAGLHPDTLAIRAAAERSQYGENSEALYLTSGYVQPTAEAAARRFAGEEEGFTYGRYGNPTVSSFEQRLASMEGTEAAMSTASGMSAILMMCMGLLQSGDHVVCSQSMFGSTIKLIGSDLAKFGVLSTFVPQTDVDAWRAAVRPNTKLLFAETPTNPLTEVCDIAALADIAHKAGALLAVDNCFATPALQRPVEMGADIIMHSGTKFLDGQGRVMAGALCASQQMVTEKFLPILKSGGMTLAPFNAWVVLKGLETLGIRMKAQSAQALALAEWLEHHPAVDRVFYPGLQSHPQHRLAMAQQSRLGGAVLSFSVKAADPEAARKRAFHVLDSMQVLSLATNLGDTKTMCAHPASTSHGRMTEAQRQAAGIGQGLVRVAVGLEHIEDIKTDLARGLDTLS, encoded by the coding sequence ATGACCCAGAGCAAGTTACCCGCTGGCCTGCACCCGGACACGCTGGCCATTCGCGCCGCGGCTGAGCGCAGCCAGTACGGCGAAAACTCCGAGGCCCTGTACCTGACCAGTGGTTATGTGCAGCCCACGGCCGAGGCCGCAGCGCGGCGCTTCGCCGGCGAAGAAGAAGGCTTTACCTACGGCCGTTACGGCAACCCCACCGTCAGCAGCTTCGAGCAGCGCCTGGCGAGCATGGAAGGCACCGAGGCGGCCATGTCCACCGCATCCGGCATGTCCGCCATCCTGATGATGTGTATGGGCTTGCTGCAATCAGGCGACCACGTGGTGTGCTCGCAGTCCATGTTTGGCTCCACCATCAAACTCATTGGCTCGGATCTGGCCAAGTTTGGTGTGTTGTCTACCTTTGTGCCTCAGACCGATGTGGATGCGTGGCGCGCCGCTGTGCGCCCCAATACCAAACTGCTGTTTGCCGAGACACCAACCAACCCGCTGACAGAGGTGTGCGATATTGCCGCCTTGGCAGACATCGCGCACAAGGCGGGTGCACTACTGGCGGTGGACAATTGTTTTGCCACGCCCGCATTGCAGCGGCCGGTGGAGATGGGTGCTGACATCATCATGCACTCGGGCACGAAGTTTCTGGATGGCCAGGGCCGTGTCATGGCCGGTGCCCTGTGCGCTAGCCAGCAGATGGTGACTGAGAAATTCTTGCCCATCCTCAAGAGTGGCGGCATGACCCTGGCGCCTTTTAATGCTTGGGTCGTGCTTAAAGGTCTGGAGACACTGGGCATTCGTATGAAAGCCCAGTCGGCGCAGGCCTTGGCCTTGGCCGAGTGGTTGGAGCATCACCCGGCAGTGGACCGCGTTTTTTACCCAGGCCTGCAGAGCCATCCCCAGCACCGCCTGGCTATGGCGCAGCAAAGTAGGTTGGGTGGCGCAGTGCTGTCCTTCTCAGTCAAGGCTGCCGACCCCGAGGCTGCGCGCAAACGCGCCTTCCACGTTTTGGACTCCATGCAGGTGTTGTCACTGGCCACCAACCTGGGCGACACCAAAACCATGTGTGCACACCCGGCCAGCACCTCACACGGCCGTATGACCGAGGCACAGCGCCAGGCCGCCGGCATTGGCCAGGGCTTGGTCCGTGTGGCCGTTGGCCTGGAACATATTGAAGACATAAAGACCGACCTCGCGCGCGGTCTGGACACCCTTTCATGA
- a CDS encoding CvpA family protein, which translates to MPVLDWIFVAVLVISLVVGAWRGLVYELLSLTNWIVAFVLAQWLAPDVAHYLPLANATEVVRYAAGFVVVFVVALFAGGLVAFLVRKLVAAVGLRPVDRVLGAAFGLVRGVVVLLALTVVAGMTPVVKSPWWQESTGADVAVVVLKGLKPVLPEEFGKYLP; encoded by the coding sequence ATGCCTGTGTTGGACTGGATTTTTGTGGCCGTGCTGGTGATCTCACTCGTGGTGGGCGCCTGGCGCGGCTTGGTGTACGAGCTGTTGTCGTTGACCAACTGGATAGTCGCCTTTGTGCTGGCCCAGTGGTTGGCACCGGACGTGGCGCACTATTTGCCGTTGGCCAACGCCACCGAGGTCGTGCGGTACGCGGCCGGGTTTGTCGTGGTATTTGTTGTGGCGCTGTTTGCTGGCGGCTTGGTGGCTTTTCTGGTGCGCAAGCTGGTGGCGGCCGTGGGTCTGCGCCCGGTGGACCGCGTGTTAGGCGCTGCATTCGGTTTGGTGCGCGGCGTCGTGGTGTTACTGGCCTTGACGGTTGTGGCCGGCATGACGCCGGTGGTCAAGAGCCCGTGGTGGCAAGAGTCCACGGGTGCCGATGTTGCAGTCGTGGTCTTGAAAGGCCTGAAACCGGTGCTGCCTGAAGAGTTCGGAAAGTATTTACCTTAG
- the gltX gene encoding glutamate--tRNA ligase — translation MTSRKIRTRIAPSPTGFLHLGTARTALYSWAYARHFGGEFVLRIEDTDVARSTQDSVDQILASMQWLGLDYDEGPIYQMQRLSRYKTVIEQLIAEGKAYYCYSTPEELDAVREAKKARGEKALYDGRWRPALGKTLPTIPAGVQPVVRFCNPPDGDVTWNDLVKGPITISNREIDDLIIARTDGVPTYNFAVVVDDWDMEISHVFRGDEHINNTPWQINIFNALGAPLPQFGHCPVILGDDGQKLSKRRGAVSVTAYEEGGYLPEAMLNYLARLGWSHGDEELFSSEQLVAWFDGTHLNKSPAQWDPVKLLWVNAQYIKQADNTRLAGLVSTQLAKQGITLDAATVENHLPQVCALLKDRCDTTVALASWAAKFYSDVTPDAAELAQHVTDAVRPAVALLAEKLSTCAWDKASIAAAIKEVLAANGLKMPQLAMPVRVLVVGTAQTPSLDSVLEMCGREKVIARLARA, via the coding sequence ATGACATCACGCAAAATTCGCACTCGCATCGCACCGTCGCCCACCGGTTTCCTGCACCTGGGCACGGCCCGCACGGCCTTGTATTCATGGGCCTATGCCCGCCATTTTGGTGGTGAGTTTGTGCTGCGTATTGAAGACACCGACGTGGCCCGTTCTACGCAGGACTCGGTGGACCAAATTTTGGCGTCCATGCAGTGGCTGGGCCTGGACTACGACGAAGGTCCGATTTACCAGATGCAGCGGCTGAGCCGTTACAAGACCGTCATTGAGCAATTGATTGCCGAAGGCAAAGCCTATTATTGCTACAGCACGCCTGAGGAACTGGACGCGGTACGCGAAGCCAAAAAGGCCCGTGGTGAAAAGGCCTTGTACGACGGCCGCTGGCGCCCCGCGCTGGGCAAGACATTGCCCACCATTCCTGCAGGTGTGCAGCCGGTGGTGCGGTTCTGCAACCCGCCCGATGGCGATGTCACCTGGAACGATCTGGTCAAAGGCCCCATCACCATCAGCAACCGCGAGATTGATGACCTGATCATCGCGCGCACCGATGGCGTGCCGACCTATAACTTTGCCGTGGTGGTGGACGACTGGGACATGGAGATCAGCCATGTGTTCCGTGGTGATGAACACATCAACAACACGCCGTGGCAGATCAATATCTTCAACGCGCTGGGCGCGCCGCTGCCACAGTTTGGCCATTGCCCGGTGATTCTGGGTGACGATGGACAGAAGTTGTCCAAGCGCCGCGGTGCGGTCAGCGTCACCGCCTACGAAGAGGGCGGTTATCTGCCCGAAGCCATGCTGAACTACTTGGCGCGCCTGGGCTGGAGCCATGGTGACGAAGAGTTGTTCAGCAGCGAACAACTGGTGGCTTGGTTCGACGGTACCCACTTGAACAAGAGCCCTGCGCAGTGGGATCCGGTCAAGCTGCTGTGGGTCAATGCCCAGTACATCAAGCAGGCGGACAACACGCGTCTGGCCGGCTTGGTTTCCACACAACTGGCCAAGCAGGGCATCACACTGGACGCTGCCACGGTTGAAAACCATCTGCCGCAGGTGTGTGCCTTGCTCAAGGACCGTTGCGACACGACAGTGGCATTGGCCTCCTGGGCCGCCAAGTTCTACAGCGATGTGACGCCCGATGCGGCCGAGTTGGCACAACACGTGACCGATGCCGTGCGCCCCGCAGTGGCGCTGCTGGCCGAGAAGCTATCTACGTGTGCGTGGGACAAGGCTTCTATTGCCGCAGCCATCAAAGAAGTGTTGGCTGCCAACGGTTTGAAGATGCCGCAATTGGCCATGCCGGTGCGCGTGTTGGTCGTGGGTACGGCGCAAACACCATCGCTGGATTCGGTGCTGGAAATGTGTGGAAGAGAAAAAGTTATTGCGAGACTTGCCAGGGCCTGA